The following proteins are encoded in a genomic region of Oncorhynchus keta strain PuntledgeMale-10-30-2019 chromosome 6, Oket_V2, whole genome shotgun sequence:
- the LOC118385398 gene encoding RNA exonuclease 4-like, giving the protein MSKVKPEKTDSAASSKTPESSQDQKKNKLVKKKFFEHTKKQPVAKDQGKTNALLPPKDAEQFSANWKTLLEVLKSKPLPVKNKPVQRNSKKEVPKKPTKDISKKDEVVEDKKSAKYLSKTVNDAKPMQVYSRKVGKDSAVPNKSQVNGKGPGTSGTEQPNAKKKKPNNAQVEGNTQMKKKKIEEVEEKKPTESDMWFDDVDPDDIEATVGTEAADIMRKMQGIRKTDAQTTEKALVKDRGFEGLTKAVAMDCEMVGVGPDGEDSIVARVSLVNQFGKCIYDKHVKPTEKVTDYRTAVSGIRPENIKNGENVKTVQTEVAEILQGRTLVGHAIHNDLKILLLDHPKKRIRDTQKYKPFKKIVKSGRPSLKLLCREILNVKVQQGEHSSVQDAQATMRLYTMAKKNWEAEIKASHNNPDLIKKTKEPRKPKSAKLK; this is encoded by the exons ATGTCTAAAGTCAAGCCAGAGAAAACGGACTCTGCTGCTTCTTCTAAAACGCCAGAATCCAGCCAGGACCAAAAGAAAAATAAACTTGTAAAGAAAAAGTTTTTTGAACACACCAAGAAACAACCAGTGGCTAAAGATCAAGGTAAAACCAATGCATTGCTTCCCCCGAAAGATGCCGAACAGTTTTCAGCCAACTGGAAAACGTTACTAGAG GTGTTAAAATCCAAACCCCTGCCAGTAAAAAATAAACCAGTTCAGCGGAACTCAAAGAAGGAAGTCCCTAAGAAACCCACTAAAGACATTTCAAAGAAGGACGAGGTGGTGGAGGATAAGAAGTCTGCTAAATACTTATCAAAGACAGTGAATGATGCCAAGCCCATGCAGGTGTACAGTAGGAAAGTAGGGAAGGACAGTGCCGTTCCCAATAAATCCCAGGTGAATGGGAAAGGTCCAGGAACATCGGGGACAGAACAGCCTAACGCCAAGAAGAAGAAACCGAACAATGCCCAGGTGGAGGGTAACACacagatgaagaagaagaaaatagaGGAAGTGGAGGAAAAGAAACCCACTGA ATCGGACATGTGGTTTGATGACGTGGACCCTGACGACATTGAGGCCACAGTGGGGACAGAGGCAGCGGATATCATGAGGAAGATGCAAGGCATTCGGAAGACAGATGCCCAGACCACAGAGAAGGCGCTGGTCAAGGACAGGGGGTTCGAGGG CCTTACCAAGGCGGTAGCTATGGACTGTGAGATGGTGGGTGTGGGGCCAGATGGAGAGGACAGCATTGTAGCCCGGGTCTCCCTTGTCAACCAGTTTGGGAAGTGCATCTACGACAAACACGTCAAGCCCACAGAGAAGGTGACAGACTACAGGACAGCTGTTAGCGGCATCCGGCCGGAGAACATCAAAAACG GTGAGAATGTAAAGACTGTACAGACAGAGGTGGCTGAGATCCTCCAGGGGAGAACGCTAGTGGGACACGCCATTCACAATGACCTCAAG ATTTTGCTCTTGGATCACCCAAAAAAGAGAATCAGAGACACACAGAAGTATAAACCTTTCAAGAAAATTGTGAAG AGTGGTCGGCCCTCTCTGAAACTCCTGTGTAGAGAGATACTTAACGTCAAAGTACAGCAGGGAGAACATTCATCC GTCCAAGACGCCCAGGCGACTATGAGATTGTACACGATGGCGAAGAAGAATTGGGAAGCAGAGATCAAGGCTAGTCATAACAACCCAGACTTAATCAAGAAGACCAAAGAACCAAGGAAGCCCAAATCAGCAAAACTCAAATGA
- the LOC118385399 gene encoding calcium channel flower homolog, protein MNSDEAAAPKPVTDDDGMSWWYRWLCKIAGVLGGVSCAISGVWMCVTVNPLNIAAGVWMVLNAFVLFLCEVPFCCQFIEFANAVAARADKFKPWQKAFFYCGMALFPIFLSFSITTLFGNAIAFATGVLYGLASLGKKGDAVSYARLNHEKQGDEEKMTGTTDGSI, encoded by the exons ATGAACTCCGACGAGGCAGCAGCTCCAAAACCTGTCACCGATGATGATGGCATGTCATGGTGGTATCGATGGCTCTGCAAAATCGCTGGGGTCCTGGGCGGTGTAT CATGTGCCATCTCAGGAGTGTGGATGTGTGTCACTGTCAACCCCTTAAACATCGCAGCTGGAGTATGGATGGT GTTGAATGCCTTTGTGTTGTTCCTGTGTGAAGTCCCATTCTGCTGCCAGTTCATTGAGTTTGCGAATGCAGTGGCGGCTAGAGCGGACAAATTCAAGCCATGGCAGAAAGCCTTCTTCTATTGTGG GATGGCACTGTTTCCCATATTTCTGAGCTTCTCCATCACCACGTTGTTTGGGAATGCCATTGCCTTTGCTACAGGTGTCCTCTATGGTCTCGCCTCCCTGGGCAAAAA gGGCGATGCAGTGAGTTACGCCAGGCTGAATCACGAGAAACAGGGGGATGAGGAGAAGATGACCGGGACGACTGACGGGTCAATATAG
- the ptcd2 gene encoding pentatricopeptide repeat-containing protein 2, mitochondrial isoform X1, producing the protein MALGRMSVCFRVLLHDIPSKGLCRGLIQSDCMTCRVGAKRHLLSEDVVKLQEFQQRKLAVAHQVSGSKSHYIEVFNQKLMKKQLVLKDELKLLLHLCQSAEDMVTARGAIYRYHEENRNVAFGEFKFGPLFMRLCYELGLEEMAAATLTDKDLRGFFSDSTSFNIAIDMLFMKGLYESGLDVLRDMKNQGVPFNKDTFTLATGTCYKLNTPESYRICTALMEEGQTKGHMIPRHAYCFTVALALRQNDVEKAQSMFGQIMSTDGRICQNLKVLILAMAGAVKESLFILTLALGSSTTVFIKKPEFAQEVVDLVRLRSEDSPLMAGVEEAVSRLQNAGQVTQRSLDEMLCHTPTGKRRMPIGMMEERLISRRTLRPLQSTLLSE; encoded by the exons ATGGCGCTTGGAAGAATGAGCGTCTGCTTCCGAGTACTGCTTCATGATATTCCCTCAAAGGGATTATGTCGTGGCCTCATACAGTCGGACTGTATGACATGCAGGGTAGGAG CAAAAAGGCATCTGCTGTCAGAGGATGTTGTCAAGCTACAAGAATTTCAGCAGCGGAAACTGGCAGTGGCTCATCAAGTGTCCGGATCAAAAA GTCATTATATTGAGGTATTTAATCAGAAGCTGATGAAGAAACAGCTAGTATTGAAGGATGAGTTAAAGCTGCTTCTACACCTTTGCCAATCTGCAGAGGACATGGTCACAGCCAGAGGTGCCATCTACAG GTACCATGAGGAGAACAGAAACGTAGCATTTGGAGAGTTTAAGTTTGGTCCTCTCTTCATGAGGCTGTGCTATGAACTGGGGCTGGAGGAGATGGCTGCTGCCACACTGACAGACAAG GATTTGAGAGGATTCTTCTCGGACTCAACCTCCTTCAATATTGCCATAGACATGCTGTTTATGAAAGGATTATATGAGA GTGGTCTGGATGTACTGCGAGACATGAAGAACCAAGGTGTGCCATTCAACAAGGACACGTTCACATTAGCAACTGGTACTTGCTATAAACTG AACACTCCAGAGTCCTATAGAATCTGTACTGCCCTGATGGAGGAGggacagaccaaaggacacatgaTACCCAGGCACGCCTACTGCTTCACTGTGGCGCTAGCACTTAGACAG AATGATGTTGAAAAAGCACAATCCATGTTTGGTCAGATTATGAGCACTGACGGCAGAATATGCCAAAATCTCAAA GTTCTGATACTGGCTATGGCAGGAGCTGTAAAAGAATCCCTGTTCATCCTGACCCTAGCTTTGGGTTCTAGCACCACTGTCTTTATCAAGAAGCCTGAATTTGCACAGGAAGTG GTGGACCTGGTGCGTTTGCGGAGTGAGGACAGTCCTTTGATGGCGGGTGTGGAGGAGGCAGTGTCCCGTCTCCAAAATGCTGGTCAGGTGACACAACGGAGCCTGGACGAAATGTTGTGTCACACCCCCACGGGGAAGAGGAGGATGCCCATAGGAATGATGGAGGAGAGATTGATCAGCCGGAGGACTCTGAGGCCCCTGCAGTCCACTCTGCTCtcagagtga
- the ptcd2 gene encoding pentatricopeptide repeat-containing protein 2, mitochondrial isoform X2, with protein MSWPHTVGLYDMQAKRHLLSEDVVKLQEFQQRKLAVAHQVSGSKSHYIEVFNQKLMKKQLVLKDELKLLLHLCQSAEDMVTARGAIYRYHEENRNVAFGEFKFGPLFMRLCYELGLEEMAAATLTDKDLRGFFSDSTSFNIAIDMLFMKGLYESGLDVLRDMKNQGVPFNKDTFTLATGTCYKLNTPESYRICTALMEEGQTKGHMIPRHAYCFTVALALRQNDVEKAQSMFGQIMSTDGRICQNLKVLILAMAGAVKESLFILTLALGSSTTVFIKKPEFAQEVVDLVRLRSEDSPLMAGVEEAVSRLQNAGQVTQRSLDEMLCHTPTGKRRMPIGMMEERLISRRTLRPLQSTLLSE; from the exons ATGTCGTGGCCTCATACAGTCGGACTGTATGACATGCAGG CAAAAAGGCATCTGCTGTCAGAGGATGTTGTCAAGCTACAAGAATTTCAGCAGCGGAAACTGGCAGTGGCTCATCAAGTGTCCGGATCAAAAA GTCATTATATTGAGGTATTTAATCAGAAGCTGATGAAGAAACAGCTAGTATTGAAGGATGAGTTAAAGCTGCTTCTACACCTTTGCCAATCTGCAGAGGACATGGTCACAGCCAGAGGTGCCATCTACAG GTACCATGAGGAGAACAGAAACGTAGCATTTGGAGAGTTTAAGTTTGGTCCTCTCTTCATGAGGCTGTGCTATGAACTGGGGCTGGAGGAGATGGCTGCTGCCACACTGACAGACAAG GATTTGAGAGGATTCTTCTCGGACTCAACCTCCTTCAATATTGCCATAGACATGCTGTTTATGAAAGGATTATATGAGA GTGGTCTGGATGTACTGCGAGACATGAAGAACCAAGGTGTGCCATTCAACAAGGACACGTTCACATTAGCAACTGGTACTTGCTATAAACTG AACACTCCAGAGTCCTATAGAATCTGTACTGCCCTGATGGAGGAGggacagaccaaaggacacatgaTACCCAGGCACGCCTACTGCTTCACTGTGGCGCTAGCACTTAGACAG AATGATGTTGAAAAAGCACAATCCATGTTTGGTCAGATTATGAGCACTGACGGCAGAATATGCCAAAATCTCAAA GTTCTGATACTGGCTATGGCAGGAGCTGTAAAAGAATCCCTGTTCATCCTGACCCTAGCTTTGGGTTCTAGCACCACTGTCTTTATCAAGAAGCCTGAATTTGCACAGGAAGTG GTGGACCTGGTGCGTTTGCGGAGTGAGGACAGTCCTTTGATGGCGGGTGTGGAGGAGGCAGTGTCCCGTCTCCAAAATGCTGGTCAGGTGACACAACGGAGCCTGGACGAAATGTTGTGTCACACCCCCACGGGGAAGAGGAGGATGCCCATAGGAATGATGGAGGAGAGATTGATCAGCCGGAGGACTCTGAGGCCCCTGCAGTCCACTCTGCTCtcagagtga